TGCAACAGTGCTAATTACTTGTATATTTGGTTAGAAATTTTTTTTATAAAAGGATGTAAATTAATGTAATTGTAGGTTAAAATATGAAGTGTGGAGGTGCTGACATGTCGAGAGAGCAAACGAATAGAACCATAGCTGATGAGCACAATGAAACTTCATTTATTTTGAGGGAATTGGAACGATGTCCAGAAAATTCTTATGCGGGGCTTTTTTGTAGTAAATGTCAACACATCGAGAAACATAAAAAATTAAAAAAAGAATGGGTTTGTCAATGGTGCGGGAATAGTTGGGAAGTAACCAGTCTTTAATTGTAAAGAGGAGGCGGGGATAAACATGGTAAAAATCGTAGTCACAAAAGAACATTATGATAAAGTTCGCAAAATTGAACGCATTGCAAATAGTAAAATAAAGAACATATATGCACCCGTAATTGAATGTGTAGACGGGCAATGGGGCTTGTGGAATATTCAAAAATGTTATCAGTCGATTGATTGTTATATTGCAGAAGTAGAGCTTGATATGAAAGCAAATAATGAAGAAGAGGCTATTGCTTTTTGGAGAACGTTACAAGATTTTGCGGAAAAGCAAATGAAAAAAGGCAATCCAAATGTAGGACAAGTTTATGAAGAACATTAAATAAAAAGAGCACACAAAACAACTAAGATAACTCTGTGTGATAAAAAGGAGAAACTAATATGACAGTGTTGAAAGCATCAACAAATTCAAAACCGAGTTCACTCGCAGGCGCAATTGTAGCATCTATCCGAGAGCGTGGTTGGGTAGAGGTTCAATCGGTTGGAGCAGGCGCAGTTAATCAAACAATGAAGGCAATTGCAATTGGAAGAGGATATGTTGCACCATCTGGATTAGATCTAGTTTGTTATCCAGCATTTGAAGATATTACGATTGATGGGGAACAACGTACTGCACTAAAAATGGTAGTAAAAAAAGTAAACACCATTGAGTTAAAGTAATCGCTTTACTGGAGGGATG
The sequence above is a segment of the Solibacillus sp. FSL H8-0523 genome. Coding sequences within it:
- a CDS encoding stage V sporulation protein S, with protein sequence MTVLKASTNSKPSSLAGAIVASIRERGWVEVQSVGAGAVNQTMKAIAIGRGYVAPSGLDLVCYPAFEDITIDGEQRTALKMVVKKVNTIELK